One Thermoanaerobacter pseudethanolicus ATCC 33223 genomic window, GAGGCAGGATATTGGGTTCTCTATAGATACAATCCGCTTCTTAAGAAAGAAGGCAAGAATCCATTCATACTCGACTCCAAGCCACCAAAACTCTCAGTTAGAGACTTCTTGCAGGGTGAAGTCAGATTCTCGGCTCTGGAAAAGACTTTCCCTGAAAAAGCACAGAAACTCTTTGAAGAAGCTGAGAAACAAGCTCAAGAGAGGTATAAAATCTACGAAAAATTGGCAAAAGATGAATAAAAAGTGGAGGGGGTATTCCCTCCTTTTTTATTTTGGCTCTTTGTCAATAGTTGGGGTGGGTATTTTTTCTGAATGCCCACCTATAAATCTTATCACATAATATGGTAATATTTGTAAATTGTTAGTTGTGATAAGAGATATAGCTAGAAGTATGGGTGGATATTTATCTATGCCTTTTCATCAAAGCTCTATAATATCCTTGAATATCCTTTATCACTAAAAATAGTATTAAGTTAGAACATTAAGCATTACAATATAATATTCTCTTTCTAAATCGATGAAAATTTCTATAGCCATATGCAAGCCTTTTTAGCACCTTAATTTTATTATTGTAACCTTCTGTTACAGAATTAGTATATGGTATATCAAAGGCATTTGTTATTTCTTCAAACCAACGGTTAAATACTTGCACACATCTTTTAAATTCATCAATTTTGCTTTCTTTAGCTAACTGTATCCATCTTTTTAATTCTATTTTTGCTTCCTTTGAATTTTTGCATTTTAATACTTTATCATTAAATTCTTCTTTTAAAAGGTATGCTATTCTTAAGTCGTCGCTGTACCAGAACATTACTTCCAATTCTTCTTTTTGTTCTGTTGTTAAAGTATCATATTTTGCAAGAAGAAGCTTACGGCTTCTTTTGAAATATTTTCTTTTATTGTCTGGTAGCTCTTTTTGTATTCTCTTTCTTACATTTTCTATCGCCCAATATATGTATCTTGTAAAATGAAATTTGTCTATTGCTATTTTAGCTCCTTTGAAATATGTTTTTACTGTATCTGAAAAAGGCCTCCACATGTCTATAATAACCCACTTTACTTTATTCCTGTCTTTAAATCTTTTGAAATATTCACTTAGATTCTCTTGTTTTCTGTCTTTTAAAATATCTAATATTTTTCTTTCTTTTGGGTCTACAATAATGCAATGATATTTCCTGCCTCCAGAGTTCCCTTTGAATTCGTCTATACTGATAATTTCCGGTAATGTTTTATAATCAGGTTCTACTCCTATTGTGTCTAAAAGTCTCATCACAGTCGTAATTGATACCCCTGTAACTTCAGATATATCTTTCATGCTTTGTTGTTTTTTTAGTTGTTGTAGTATGTAAATAGATAATCTGTTGGTCATTCTATGGTAACGTGGTAAATAGTCTACATGTTCATAGAATTTCTTGCCACAGTGTTTACAAACGTATCTCCTCTTTTTTAGTACTATCACTGTTGGTTTCCCGAATAGCGGTACATCTTTTATTCTTTGTACTCTATAATCATGAATCTTAGATGTTATTTCCCCGCACCTTGGACAAATATGTGGTTTCTGTTTCATCTTAATATGAAGCTCTATCCTGTTGTCATTCTCTACAACACCTTCCAAAATTGTATCTTCAGATTTTAAGAAATTTGTGATATAATTACCTTGCACTTATTCTGATGCCTCCTTTTGTTGGGTTATTTTAACCACTTCTATTATAGCAGGCATTCAGAATAAGTGCTCTCTTTTTATAGATTTCTTTTTCCCCACCCCAACATTTATTATAGAACCTTTATTTTGTAATAATTATCACTATTGGTTTTAATCCTTCTTTAATATGGTATAATAAATATAAATTTTATTTCTGGTATTTTCACAAAAATTATTCGCAGAAAGGAAGGTATGACAAATGAATCCTATAGACCAAGCTATCAATTTTTACAAAGAAGAAGTTGAAGCTGCCGAGCTTTATAATACCTTGCAAAAATAGAAAAAAATCCACAAACTAAAAGTAATTTTGACGCGCTTGCAAAAATGGAGCATGTTCATGCAAAATTTTGGCATCAATTTTTAAAAACCAGGAATATAGAAATTCAAGAAGGAAAATTCCACAAATTTAAGCTTTTTACTTATAAAATATTGAGAACTTTACTTGGAAGCAAATTATTTGTCACAATACTTGAGATGAATGAGGTAATAAGTACCGAATCCTATTACCGCTATTTTCACGAAGCCTCTCTTACAGAAAAAGAAAAATTAATTCTCTCAAAAATCATAGAAGATGAGCTTGAACATGAAAAAATGTTTAGCAGACAAAAAGATAAATTCAACATAGAAAACATAAGAGATTTCATACTTGGAATGAACGATGGCCTTGTGGAAATCTTAGGAACTGTAACAGGACTTTCAGCTATTTATCCAAAAAGCCCCATCACCGTTGGAACCGCAGGTTTAGTAGTAGGAGTAGCTGGTGCTCTTTCTATGGCAATAGGTGCATACACCTCTGTACGGTCTCAAAGACAAGTAAATGAAGGAATAAAAAGGAAAATGGAGCTTTTATTTAAAGTCTCAAAAGACAGGGCAAAAGAAGAATTTTTAAATAAACTGTCAGAATCTGGTATACCCGAAGATGTCGGAACAGAAATCGTAGAAAAACTCAGTAACAATGAAGATGCCATGACAAACCTCTTAACTGAAGAAATTTCTGAAAACGAAATAAAATCTGCTCTATATACTGGTATCGCATACCTTGTAGGACTTGTATTCCCCGTTTTGCCTTACTTTATAATCACTTCATCCTCTTTAGTAGCTCTTGCATTTTCAGTAATTTTTGCAGCAATAGCACTTTCTATAGTAGGAATTATAGTATCTGTCGCTTCAGAAAGTCTGTCTATAAAAGGAAAGGTTTTAGAAATGGTAGCAACAGGCCTTGGCGCAGCAGCGCTATCCTACCTCTTTGGAACATTAGTGCAAAAAGTATTTGGAATAAGTGCATAAATGAGGAGAAAGACTCTCCTCATTTTTCTATCATTTTACTCTCACTTTTACTTCTTTTCCCCCAATAAAATTAGGATAGTCAATGATTTTTAGTTTAATTGGATTGTCATAAGAAACGTTTGGTATCCTAATTAAAACTTCCTCTACTTTTCCTTCCCTTCCTCCATGAATCTCCTCCCCTAAAAAATGATATTTTTTCATAGATGAATCTTCAAATTCACTGTAAAAAGGACTATAAAGATTATTTGTATTATCTATTTTTTCAAGCGTAAATGTAAGCTGTATATCATTTTTATTGTACACTATATCATTTAACTTCAACTTTTCATCCGGTTTTTTTAAAATCATTTTATTCTTTAAATCTATAATTACCTCCGCCTTATCCTTACCAATTGCTTTAACTTTTGAAAAAGCTACATATAGTTCTTTTGGTTTTTTAAAATAATTACTTTGAAAATAAAGTATTATATTGTTGTCATCTTTTCTTGTACCAGATACCCCATTACTTATTTGGCCAAATATATCTCCTTTCTCATCCACAATTCCTATATCCGGATAACCAAGTATTTTTTTGCTGTTTAAAGGGTCATAATGAATATAAAGAGCAATACGTGTAGGATAAATAATGACTTTTTCAAAAGTAATTTTTTGACCATCTATTTCCATTGTTCTATTTACAGCATAAACTTCTTTTAATCCCTTAAATTTATTTTTATCTATGTGAATAGAAAAGTTAAATGTATTGTATTTTAGGCCTTTAAATTCGATACTTAAATTTAATACCTCCGGTATGCTATTGTTATCTCCCGAAAAAGCAATATCTATAAAACTTCCTTTTTCTACACTATTATTATCAAAACCACTCCAGCTTAAACTTAATTCATATAAGCCTCTCCTATCACTTCTATAAATTAGACACAGAAATTTCAAAAATAGTTTTACCTTCATAAAAAATTATTCAGACATTCAGACAAAGGGGACGGTTCCTCTCATCTGAACAATTTAGAATTCAGACAAAAGGAACCGTCCCCTTTGTCTGAGTTTAAAAAATGTTGATATTATCATACATAAATATCTTGTACAATGAAAGTAAGAACAATAAATTTTAACCTCTTCCCGAGGAGGTCAAAACAGTTGGAATTCATAATAAAAAATGATACAATTTCAATTGAGCGATGATGAACGTTATTAACTATAAAAAGTTAAGGAGCTTTATGATATAATCAGAATTACAGTAATAAACTAGGGAAAAGAAAGATTAATGACCCCAACAAAGGGGTGGTAAAAAGCATGATAGTAATACAGGCTAAACTCATTTTTCTAAACCAACAAGACAAACAAATAGTATTAGACTTAATGAGAAGATGGTCCTCCTGCATGAGATTTGCATATAAGAGACTTTTAGAAGGATATGATAGAAACACACTAAAAAGAGACCTTCAGGGAACATTTGACTTAAACTCAAGGTATGTAGATGATGCAATAATGAAAGCAGAAAGCGCATTAGAATCTGTCAGAGAATTAGGGAATAACCCAAAGAAGGTCATTTTTGGTGGGAAAAAGCTATTTAAAAAACTCCAAAAACGCCATATAAATGGAAAAGCGTATAAAAAATTAAAAAATAGGTGGCAAGAAAAAAGAAAAGGGAATCTCTATTCAAGAGGAGATAAAAGCAAAAAAGGTAATCTCAATACAAGGATAGAAGCAAAAGAAAATGGCACTTTTTTAAGGATAAATGTAGGAGAAAGAAAATATGTATATTCCAGAATAGAAGCAGGGTATAAAAAGAATAAGAGGAGAGAAGAACTCCTGCAGGAAATTGCCAAATCAAACATACCCTACTCTGTAGAATTAAAACTCAAAAATGGCAGTATGTACGCCTATTTTGCTATTGAAGAAGAATATCCAAAAATAAAAATAACAAAAGAAAAAGGAGTTATAGCAATAGATATAAATGCATATCCAGACAACATATCATGGGCAGAAACAGATGAAAAAGGGAATCTAATAAGCTATGATAAAATACCAATGCCAGAACTTGCAAGCGGAAATAAAGACAAAAAAGAATACTTCAGATGGCAGTATGCTCACAAGATAGTAAAAATAGCGAAAGAAAAAGGAAAAGCAATAGTAATTGAAGACTTAGAAATAAAAGAGAAAGGCAAAAGAAGAGACTTTTCAGGAAGAAAATCAAGAAGGATAAGACATAGCTTTAGCTATAAATCACTTCTTTCAAAAATAAAAGCACTAGCAAAAAGAGAAGGGATAGAAGTAATAGAAGTCAATCCTTCTTACACCTCAATAATAGGGATGTTAAAATATGCACCGCAGTATATGATAACAAAAGATATAGCAGCAGCCTATGTAATAGCAAGAAGAGGATTGAGTAAAGAAAAAAAATACCAGGCAATTATATAAAGTTTCTCAATGCATTGACTGTAGATGAACTGGAAGAATTAAAAGAACATGTAAAGAAAACAGTCAAAAACATACATTTAAAGAAAAAACATTTAAAAGAGATAAACAAAGCAATAAAACTCATACAAAGCCTTGAGAGTGAGCCAGGAAGGGGGCTAGAACCTCTGGATGGAACAAGTTTTAGTACCTATGATTTCTGGCAAGTTCTCAAGGTAGCGGTGGTAACTCCACTCTCTCCTGAAAAGGTGCTAAGAGACTTCTCTCCCCTGAAGGAATTACTAATTCAGGGCAAGTGGGGAGACCCGTAAGGGCGTGAGTTCCTGCTTCTTGGGGCAGGGGCTATGGCTTTCCCAAATACCGCCTGCTGGGGCTGGAAAAGTCTGAAGGGCGGACTACAAATACCCCAGCTATCTAAACTGTACAGTTTTGTACAGTTTGGGTAACCAGGGAGAAAAGATGTTTAAATTCAACCTTAAAAATCTCATCTGGGCAATATGAGGGCTTGTTCTACTCACAGTGGCTGTATTTTTTATAGTCAACTGGCTTGTAAATTCAAAAAATAGCACCTCTAGTGAAAATGCGTAAGTCCATAAATAAAAAGACCCCGCGTAAGAAGCAGGGTCTTTTGCTTTATTTTTCCAGTATTTTTATCAGGAGGTTAATACTTGCCTCCACATCATTTTTATCCACCATTTCTGAAACGCTGTGGACATACCTTGTGGGAATAGAAATCACTCCAGAGGGTACTCCCCCTCTTGAAAGGTGAATCGCTCCTGCATCAGTACCGCCAAATTCCAGTATTTCTAATTGATACGGAATATTGTTCTCTTTCGCCACTTCAATCATCATATCTCTCACAGAAGGGCTCACAATTATTGATCTGTCCATTACCTTTATTGCTGCACCTTTACCGAGAGCCACCGCCATTTTCTTCGCTTTAGGAGTATCTCCCGTTGCTGTAACATCAACAGCAATAGCAAAATCAGGATTAATACTGTAAGCGGCTGTAGTAGCTCCTCTCAAACCTACTTCTTCCTGCACTGTGAAGACAAAATACAGCTCATTTTCTGTCTTCACGTTTTTTAGCGCTT contains:
- a CDS encoding DUF5643 domain-containing protein; this translates as MKFLCLIYRSDRRGLYELSLSWSGFDNNSVEKGSFIDIAFSGDNNSIPEVLNLSIEFKGLKYNTFNFSIHIDKNKFKGLKEVYAVNRTMEIDGQKITFEKVIIYPTRIALYIHYDPLNSKKILGYPDIGIVDEKGDIFGQISNGVSGTRKDDNNIILYFQSNYFKKPKELYVAFSKVKAIGKDKAEVIIDLKNKMILKKPDEKLKLNDIVYNKNDIQLTFTLEKIDNTNNLYSPFYSEFEDSSMKKYHFLGEEIHGGREGKVEEVLIRIPNVSYDNPIKLKIIDYPNFIGGKEVKVRVK
- a CDS encoding ISL3 family transposase, producing the protein MQGNYITNFLKSEDTILEGVVENDNRIELHIKMKQKPHICPRCGEITSKIHDYRVQRIKDVPLFGKPTVIVLKKRRYVCKHCGKKFYEHVDYLPRYHRMTNRLSIYILQQLKKQQSMKDISEVTGVSITTVMRLLDTIGVEPDYKTLPEIISIDEFKGNSGGRKYHCIIVDPKERKILDILKDRKQENLSEYFKRFKDRNKVKWVIIDMWRPFSDTVKTYFKGAKIAIDKFHFTRYIYWAIENVRKRIQKELPDNKRKYFKRSRKLLLAKYDTLTTEQKEELEVMFWYSDDLRIAYLLKEEFNDKVLKCKNSKEAKIELKRWIQLAKESKIDEFKRCVQVFNRWFEEITNAFDIPYTNSVTEGYNNKIKVLKRLAYGYRNFHRFRKRILYCNA